Proteins found in one Oncorhynchus mykiss isolate Arlee chromosome 3, USDA_OmykA_1.1, whole genome shotgun sequence genomic segment:
- the ecrg4a gene encoding augurin-A, whose protein sequence is MASQRLYLRLVGLTALLTLLALADVSSESSLHKILKKRDVVSDGSPSPKYRVAVAPAKAKEFLAKLQRPKRNIWDRSRPDVQQWIMQFMYMGFDETRLEADLSYWMDHARSSDQGRQHHYDENSPIGPRDRGAHRHGADVNYDYY, encoded by the exons ATGGCTTCTCAGCGGCTTTATCTGAGGTTGGTAGGGCTCACCGCTCTGCTCACATTGCTGGCCCTCGCAG ATGTTTCCAGTGAGAGCAGCCTTCACAAGATCCTGAAGAAAAGAGATG TGGTGAGTGACGGTAGCCCTTCACCTAAGTACAGGGTGGCTGTTGCTCCCGCCAAGGCCAAAGAGTTCCTGGCCAAGCTACAGAGGCCCAAGAGGAACATTTGGGACCGCAGCAGGCCAGATGTGCAGCAGTGGATCATGCAGTTCATGTACATGGGATTCGACGAGACG AGACTGGAGGCGGACCTGTCCTACTGGATGGACCACGCGCGGTCCAGCGATCAGGGTCGCCAGCACCATTACGACGAGAACTCTCCCATTGGAcccagagacagaggggcacacCGTCACGGAGCCGACGTCAACTACGACTACTACTAA
- the LOC110520546 gene encoding otospiralin → MSALFLSPPHLRMDRNPRAQDRDRSTGADYCTIKEEKVAVVYCGQIRTKSLAQSSQSALSDSMHRLRVSMLVCFILLGFLSFTGAEETETATKEGKGREKREMPNWALWSSDFTGWLQELTAQAGYDRIQDLARTYWAHFPIASYLGYDSPDEDTEESKGVPE, encoded by the exons ATGTCTGCCCTTtttctgtctcctcctcacctGAGGATGGACAGAAACCCCAGAGCACAGGACAGAGACCGTTCAACGGGTGCAGACTACTGTACAATCAAAGAGGAGAAGGTAGCTGTAGTTTACTGTGGTCAAATACGGACAAAGTCCTTGGCTCAGTCATCTCAATCAG CCTTGTCTGACAGCATGCATCGCCTGCGTGTCTCAATGTTGGTCTGCTTCATACTCCTGGGATTCCTCAGTTTCACAG GAGCAGAAGAGACAGAGACTGCCACAAAGGAAGGCAAAG GCAGGGAAAAACGTGAAATGCCCAACTGGGCCCTGTGGTCGTCCGACTTCACAGGCTGGTTGCAGGAGCTGACTGCCCAGGCTGGTTACGACCGGATCCAGGACCTGGCCAGAACCTACTGGGCCCACTTCCCTATTGCCAGTTATCTAGGTTACGACAGCCCCGACGAAGACACAGAAGAATCTAAGGGGGTACCGGAATGA